CCCTGCGACGACCGAGGTCTCGCATGAGCTCGTTGGCTGCGGCCGGATCCCGTGGCCATTGCTCGGGACAACTCCGTACCAGGGAACCGTCGTTGGCGGACTCCCAGGGAGGGACGCAAGCCTCGACTGCATCGAGGAGCCCGACGGCGCGGTCAGCCAGGCTCTAGATGATTGAGTCCAAGGGGTGTGGTTGCGGTCAGTGATCGAAGGCTGTCAGTGATCGTTTGATGGGTTGCCCGGTCTTGTCGTTGAGCCAGATCGCGGTGGTCAGCGCGAGGATGCGGGACAGGACCCGCACGGTTACGCCCGCCGGGCTCTTGCCGCCGTGCCGTTCCAGGTCAAGCTGCCCCTTGAGGGTCTTGGCATAAGCTGCACCATCCCGGAGAAGCGGGACCGGATCCGCAACCGTAGGAAGCGGGGCTCCGCCGGTGGCCGACCACCGACGTTCGACAAAGTCGACTACCGCGAGCGCCACGCGGTGGAGTGCGGGATCGGCCGGCTCAAGCGCCGACGCGCGGTCGCGACCCGGTACGACAAGTTGGCCGTCCGCTACGAGGCCACAGTCAACATCGCCATGATCGACGAGTGGCTGTGAACGCACTTTCTAAACACGCTCTAGAGCTGCGGCGGAGTCATCGTGAAGCGCGCATTCACCTGCGCATAGACCGTCTGGCGCTGGGGCTCCAGATCGAGGGCCGGGGCGCTCTCGGCCTGGGCGCCGCCGTAGGCGGCACCGCGGGGCGCTCCGTAGGAGACAACGGGGTACGTCTCGGCGTGCTCCGCGCCGAGGTCGGCCAGCTCGACCAGGGCTGCCAGTTGCGCGCCCAGTGCCTCGGCGTATTCGCGGGCCCGCTGGACCGCTTCCTTGACGGCCTGCCGGCGGGCTTCGCCGTGGGCCGGTGAGTCGGGGCGCAGGGCCCACCAGGGGCCGTCGACGCGGGTGAGTTCGAGGTCCGCGAGGCGGGTGGTGAGCTCGCCGAGCGCGGTGAAGTCGGCGAGCTCCGCGGTGATGTTGACGCGGCCGTGGTAGGCGCGGACACGTTCGCCGCGGCCGTGGCGGGTGAGTTCGGGGCTGATGGAGAAGGCGCCCGTCTCGAGCTTTTCGACGGATTCGCCGTAGGACTTGATCAGGTCGAGGACGGCGGCGTTTCGACGGGTGAGGTCCTCCAGCGCGCTGCGCCGGTCCGTGCCGCGTGCGCTGACCACTACGCCGATCCTGGCGATCTCCGGGTCGAACTCCAGGCGTGCTTCGCCGCGTACGGCGACCCGCGGTGTCTCCGGAGTGCCGTACGGCGCGGCGGTGGTGGGTGCGTCGGTGGTCACGGATGGCTCCCTCGTCCTGTGGCAGTGGTCCCGCACACTCTCGCATCCGCGCAGGACAACCGGCGGACACCAGATGGAAACCCGCGGGGGGTGTTGCCGGATGGTGCTCCTGGGCCAGAATCTACGCGCGTTGTGCACCACTGCAGAACTGAAACGAGGGAGACGAAATGCCGCTGAACCGTAGGACGTTCCTGGAGCGGTCGGCCGCCGCCGGGGCCGGTGTGGCGATAGTCGGCAGTGCCGCCGCGCCGGCTGAGGCACGGGAGGACGGCCACGGCCACGGACGCCCGCCGAAGCGGTACTCCTTCACCGTCATGGGCACCACGGACCTGCACGGCAATGTCTTCAACTGGGACTACTTCACGGACAAGGAGTTCGACGACAAGGACCACAACGACGTGGGCCTGGCGAAGATCTCCACGCTCGTGGACAGGATCCGCAAGGAGAAGGGCCCGCGCAACACCCTCCTCATCGACGCCGGTGACACCATCCAGGGCACCCAGCTCTCGTACTACTACGCCAAGGTCGACCCGATCACGGCGGAGCACGGCCCCGTGCACCCCATGGCGCAGGCAATGAACGCCATCGGCTACGACGCGGCGGCGCTCGGCAACCACGAGTTCAACTACGGCATCCCGGTGCTGCGGAAGTTCGAGGAGCAGTGCGACTTCCCGCTGCTCGGCGCGAACGCCCTGGACGCCAAGACGCTCCGGCCGGCCTTCGCCCCGTACAGCTTGCACCGGCTGCGCACCCCCTGCGGCCGTGATGTGAAGGTCGCTGTCCTCGGTCTTACCAACCCGGGCATCGCCATCTGGGACAAGGCCAACGTCCAGGGGAAGATGACCTTCCCGGGCCTGGAGGAGCAGGCCGCGAAGTGGGTGCCGAAGCTGCGCTCCATGGGTGCGGACGTTGTGATCGTCTCCGCCCACTCGGGCTCCAGCGGCACTTCCTCCTACGGTGACCAGCTCCCGTACATCGAGAACGCCGCCGGTCTTGTCGCCGAGCAGGTGCCCGGCATCGACGCGATCCTGGTCGGCCACGCGCACACCGAGATCGCCGAGTACTTCGTCGCCAACAAGGAGACCGGCCAGAAGGTCGTGCTCTCCGAGCCGCTCAAGTGGGGTCAGCGGCTCACCCTCTTCGACTTCGACCTGGTCTGGGACAAGGGCGGCTGGACGGTCGAGAAGGTCGGCGCGCAGGTCCTCAACTCCAACACCACCGCCGAGGATCCGAAGATCACCCGGCTGCTCGGCGACGAGCACACGAAGGTCGTCGCGTACGTCAACCAGGTCATCGGCACCTCCACCGCCGCGATGGCCACGGCCGAGGCGCCGTGGAAGGACGAGCCGATCATCGATCTGATCAACCATGTCCAGGCGGAGACGGTGAAGGCGGCGCTGGCCGGCGGCCAGTACGCGGCGCTGCCCGTCCTCTCGCAGGCCTCCTGCTTCTCGCGCACCGCGGCGATTCCGGCCGGACGGGTGACCATCAGGGACGCGGCCGGGCTCTACGTGTTCGAGAACACCCTGGAGGCGCGGCTGGTGACCGGCGCGCAGGTCAAGGACTATCTGGAGTTCTCGGCGCGGTACTACGTGCAGACGCCGGCCGGTGGTCCGGTCGACACCTCGAAGCTGACGAACGCCGGCAACACCCCGGACTACAACTACGACGCGATCTCGGGTGTGACGTACGAGATCGACATCGCCAAGCCGGCGGGCTCACGGATCGTGAGCCTGTCCTTCGACGGCAAGCCGATCGACCCGGCGGCGCGGTTCGTGCTGGCCGTCAACAACTACCGGGCGAGCGGCGGCGGGAACTTCCCGCATGTCGCGGGCTCCCAGCAGCTGTGGGCGAATTCGGAGGAGATCCGGAACACGATCATCAACTGGGTGAAGGCGAAGGGCACGGTCGACCCGGCGCAGTTCGCGGTCGTGGGCTGGAAGCTGACGCGGGACGGCACGCCGGTCTTCTAGTAAGGGCTCGGTCGGCACGGGCTCGGTCCATGCGGGATCGGTCGCGGGGCGTTCAGTTTCCCTGGGCGAGGGGCGTCAGCTCCGGCGCCGGAGCGGGGATGCTGGGCGCCTCGCGCCGTTCCAGGCCGAAGCTGGTGAAGGCGGTGCGCTGCGGCAGCGGGTAGGGCTCCTTGCCGGTCAGGGAGTTGAGGATGCTGGCGCTGCGCCAGGCGGCGAGGCCGAGGTCGGGCGCGCCGACGCCGTGCGTGTGCCGTTCGGCGTTCTGTACGTAGACGGACCCGGTGACCGAGTCGTCGAGGACCATCCGGAACTGGTCGTCGATGCATGTGCGTCCGGACGCGTCGCGGCGCACATACGGGTCGAGACCGGCGAGCATCCGGTTCAGCGGCCGCTCGCGGTAGCCGGTGGCGAGGACTACGGCGCTGGTCGTGAGGCGGGAGCGGGCTCCTTGCTGGACGTGCTCCAGGTGGAGTTCGACCTTGGTGGTGGCGACCCGGCCCGCTGTGCGGACGCTGACGCCGGGCGTGAGGACGACGTCGGGCCAGCCCCAGTGCAGGGTGCGGCGGTAGAGCTCGTCGTGGATGGCC
The Streptomyces lunaelactis genome window above contains:
- a CDS encoding SIMPL domain-containing protein, with protein sequence MTTDAPTTAAPYGTPETPRVAVRGEARLEFDPEIARIGVVVSARGTDRRSALEDLTRRNAAVLDLIKSYGESVEKLETGAFSISPELTRHGRGERVRAYHGRVNITAELADFTALGELTTRLADLELTRVDGPWWALRPDSPAHGEARRQAVKEAVQRAREYAEALGAQLAALVELADLGAEHAETYPVVSYGAPRGAAYGGAQAESAPALDLEPQRQTVYAQVNARFTMTPPQL
- a CDS encoding bifunctional metallophosphatase/5'-nucleotidase; translation: MPLNRRTFLERSAAAGAGVAIVGSAAAPAEAREDGHGHGRPPKRYSFTVMGTTDLHGNVFNWDYFTDKEFDDKDHNDVGLAKISTLVDRIRKEKGPRNTLLIDAGDTIQGTQLSYYYAKVDPITAEHGPVHPMAQAMNAIGYDAAALGNHEFNYGIPVLRKFEEQCDFPLLGANALDAKTLRPAFAPYSLHRLRTPCGRDVKVAVLGLTNPGIAIWDKANVQGKMTFPGLEEQAAKWVPKLRSMGADVVIVSAHSGSSGTSSYGDQLPYIENAAGLVAEQVPGIDAILVGHAHTEIAEYFVANKETGQKVVLSEPLKWGQRLTLFDFDLVWDKGGWTVEKVGAQVLNSNTTAEDPKITRLLGDEHTKVVAYVNQVIGTSTAAMATAEAPWKDEPIIDLINHVQAETVKAALAGGQYAALPVLSQASCFSRTAAIPAGRVTIRDAAGLYVFENTLEARLVTGAQVKDYLEFSARYYVQTPAGGPVDTSKLTNAGNTPDYNYDAISGVTYEIDIAKPAGSRIVSLSFDGKPIDPAARFVLAVNNYRASGGGNFPHVAGSQQLWANSEEIRNTIINWVKAKGTVDPAQFAVVGWKLTRDGTPVF